In Leptospira congkakensis, one DNA window encodes the following:
- a CDS encoding OsmC family protein codes for MTAVFDDKVVVSTAKTKFETKITVRKHSLVADEPQAKEGTDLGPMPTELLASSLGACTSITVRMYADKKEYPLDSVEVHVTIDKRSAEDHKFTRIVNLSGNLTGEQRERLLAVANACPVHKLLSGKIEIQTSLG; via the coding sequence ATGACAGCAGTATTTGATGATAAGGTGGTAGTATCTACCGCTAAAACAAAATTCGAAACAAAAATCACAGTAAGAAAACATAGTTTGGTTGCTGACGAACCCCAAGCCAAAGAGGGAACGGATTTAGGTCCAATGCCAACAGAATTACTGGCTTCCTCTCTCGGTGCTTGTACTTCTATCACTGTTCGGATGTATGCTGATAAAAAAGAATATCCTTTGGATTCTGTGGAAGTTCATGTAACGATTGATAAACGATCAGCAGAAGATCATAAATTCACTAGAATTGTAAATCTTTCTGGCAATCTAACAGGAGAACAACGAGAAAGATTACTCGCTGTTGCCAATGCTTGTCCGGTTCACAAACTTTTGTCGGGAAAAATTGAAATTCAAACTAGCTTAGGTTAG
- a CDS encoding metallophosphoesterase → MKFALIGDIHGYWNQRDIEYFNASDYDCLFFTGDLRGNPKLGKLSFQGLTKRAYMIPGNWDGMSLTSIIGEVIQSKILIQSGQLGQSSRMRKLSELVKPISLLGYSSLVLSQDLDLSLIVGRPHAMGGGLSFAPNMKKTYMVSNLDASIEKYKRLIDGTKEKNLFFLSHNGPFGLGAAKNSMYGAEFKKEGGDWGDVDLTEAISYAKSIGKKVPLVLSGHMHHSISKKKERETHEYTGGTFYVNGAKVPRIREGKHFHTKIEWDGGSATVIPLWV, encoded by the coding sequence ATGAAATTTGCACTGATCGGAGACATCCATGGATATTGGAACCAAAGAGATATCGAATATTTCAATGCTTCGGATTACGACTGTTTGTTTTTTACAGGAGATCTCCGTGGTAATCCGAAACTAGGTAAACTCTCTTTCCAAGGACTCACCAAACGTGCGTATATGATCCCTGGAAATTGGGATGGGATGAGCCTCACCTCCATCATTGGTGAGGTGATCCAATCCAAAATTCTCATCCAATCTGGACAACTCGGTCAAAGTAGCAGGATGCGTAAACTTTCAGAACTAGTAAAACCAATCTCTTTACTTGGTTATAGTTCCTTAGTTTTATCCCAAGACTTAGACCTTAGTCTGATTGTAGGCCGCCCTCATGCAATGGGTGGAGGCCTAAGTTTTGCTCCCAATATGAAAAAAACCTATATGGTTTCCAATCTGGATGCATCGATTGAAAAATACAAAAGACTGATTGATGGAACCAAAGAAAAAAATTTATTCTTTCTTTCGCATAACGGACCTTTTGGTTTGGGTGCCGCAAAAAATTCAATGTATGGGGCAGAATTTAAAAAAGAAGGTGGGGACTGGGGAGATGTAGATCTCACCGAAGCCATTAGTTATGCCAAATCCATCGGGAAAAAAGTTCCCTTGGTTCTTTCAGGTCATATGCATCATTCCATTAGCAAAAAGAAAGAACGAGAAACCCATGAATACACTGGCGGAACCTTCTATGTCAACGGAGCCAAAGTCCCAAGGATCAGAGAAGGAAAACATTTCCATACAAAGATCGAATGGGACGGTGGTTCTGCCACGGTGATTCCCCTTTGGGTTTAG
- a CDS encoding PDZ domain-containing protein, which yields MKSFKFIFVIISIFATLLPLGAEEFEDKRVIESRVTFQKTSHQNPWLVGEPFSRKLNLIYIGKGLFFGVTLPKQNPVFAEFESFDYSVPKLGIKSYDEETGFLLLETKEMPKLPKAVALDSKSINKICPTGKTRYVFLPFSKTPIKVLLLDNKTSEEPNFFFKNQMLCGITISEYLIPTEYVETFYRTEGKPFPHPGLVFDVNLTPSEREYYSKTITNPLLVTEVIPGVGPAYNLFPGDLVTEVNSIPLSKIDDWDRADKVYDLILRKPNGVLRGLGETVQLKLHRNFQNQSVSYDLRAYDSNDFLIPEEAKKRKPLYLIVGGFFFTELTNAYLKEFGSEYRVKSEKKLVYLSDYYQKKVHPVREKIVILSRVFPLEGNLGYQEFQDLVLEKVNGTRITSLSQLKTLLQSEDTTYYAFELSGGKIAFFTRKEILDLQQELQLTYKLGRAYNLED from the coding sequence ATGAAGAGTTTTAAATTTATTTTTGTCATTATTTCGATTTTTGCCACCTTACTACCTCTTGGTGCTGAAGAGTTTGAAGACAAACGTGTTATTGAATCAAGAGTTACATTTCAAAAAACAAGCCATCAAAATCCTTGGCTTGTTGGCGAACCATTCTCTCGAAAGTTAAATTTGATTTATATCGGAAAAGGACTTTTTTTCGGGGTTACACTTCCCAAACAAAATCCAGTTTTTGCAGAATTTGAATCTTTTGATTATTCCGTTCCCAAATTAGGAATCAAATCTTATGATGAAGAAACTGGATTTCTACTTTTAGAAACAAAAGAAATGCCAAAACTTCCGAAAGCGGTGGCTTTAGATTCCAAATCTATAAACAAAATTTGCCCGACCGGAAAAACTCGTTATGTATTCCTTCCATTTTCTAAAACACCAATCAAAGTTTTATTATTAGATAATAAAACATCAGAAGAACCTAATTTTTTCTTCAAAAATCAAATGTTATGTGGGATTACTATTTCTGAATATTTGATTCCAACTGAATATGTGGAAACTTTCTATCGTACCGAGGGAAAACCATTTCCACATCCTGGACTAGTTTTTGATGTAAACTTAACTCCCTCTGAACGTGAATATTATTCTAAAACCATCACCAATCCACTATTAGTAACAGAAGTGATTCCCGGGGTTGGACCCGCATACAATTTGTTTCCAGGAGATTTGGTAACCGAGGTTAATTCTATTCCACTTTCTAAAATAGATGATTGGGATAGGGCTGATAAGGTTTATGATTTGATTTTGCGAAAACCAAATGGCGTTTTGCGTGGATTAGGTGAGACAGTTCAGTTAAAACTCCACAGAAACTTTCAAAACCAATCTGTGAGTTATGATTTACGTGCTTATGACTCCAACGACTTTTTGATTCCAGAAGAAGCCAAAAAAAGAAAACCTTTGTATTTGATTGTGGGTGGGTTTTTCTTTACGGAGCTAACCAATGCCTATTTAAAAGAATTTGGTTCAGAATACCGAGTGAAGTCAGAAAAAAAATTGGTTTATCTTTCTGATTATTACCAGAAAAAAGTGCACCCTGTTCGTGAAAAGATTGTGATTTTGAGTCGTGTTTTTCCCCTAGAAGGGAACCTAGGTTACCAAGAATTCCAAGATTTAGTTCTAGAGAAAGTAAATGGAACTAGAATCACATCTCTCAGTCAGTTGAAAACCCTTCTCCAGTCGGAAGATACCACCTACTATGCGTTTGAGCTTTCTGGTGGGAAAATTGCATTTTTTACACGTAAGGAAATTTTGGATCTTCAACAAGAGTTGCAGTTGACTTATAAATTAGGTCGAGCCTACAACTTGGAAGATTAA
- the fliW gene encoding flagellar assembly protein FliW yields MSVTIHTKPFGTIQVDAKQILKFPQGLLGFDEFDEYALIEESPESPFKWLQSTKESGLAFIVIQPELFMNDYKPAISDEELHDIGLTTWKDGLIFLIVTIPHDNPKGMTANLQGPIILNGKEGKGKQCISRDENHPIRKNIIESMEEMSSEKV; encoded by the coding sequence ATGTCGGTAACGATTCACACAAAACCTTTCGGAACCATCCAAGTGGACGCAAAACAAATCCTAAAATTCCCGCAAGGGTTACTTGGATTTGATGAATTTGATGAGTATGCTCTCATTGAAGAAAGTCCAGAAAGTCCTTTCAAATGGTTGCAATCTACGAAAGAATCGGGACTGGCTTTTATTGTCATCCAACCTGAACTTTTTATGAATGATTACAAACCCGCCATTTCTGATGAGGAACTTCATGATATAGGACTTACCACTTGGAAAGACGGCCTTATTTTTCTCATTGTTACCATTCCCCATGATAACCCAAAAGGGATGACGGCCAATTTACAAGGCCCGATCATTTTGAATGGAAAAGAAGGAAAAGGGAAACAATGTATTTCTCGAGATGAAAATCATCCTATTCGTAAAAACATCATCGAGTCTATGGAAGAAATGTCTTCCGAAAAGGTATAA
- a CDS encoding sulfurtransferase produces MNWNFLKTEIEPGDFLIDCRSQSAYEEETLEGAYYYPFIKKAFGSDPESQKKLYGPMTAVVQEFQKSKKTRIIVFDEGMGMFSTRMVYLLRGMGIKDAYVLGQKWPATGNKAKGELKVEPPIADKVKPIEGVVDKAFMERNLTKLQIFDARTMEEYEGRLPRLTAPEEGTLCGRLPGAFLWDWRNLYDGEANLIERSLFKKRLNGFPFMPERPTVIYDYNGARSCLLALMLREAGYIDITTYQGSWFEWRKSSLPKQAVAVFGAKQGAAAAPRVGGVDRKKV; encoded by the coding sequence TTGAACTGGAACTTTCTTAAAACCGAAATAGAACCTGGTGACTTCCTCATCGATTGTCGTTCCCAATCAGCATATGAAGAAGAAACATTAGAAGGTGCTTACTACTATCCATTTATCAAAAAAGCATTTGGATCCGATCCAGAATCCCAAAAAAAATTGTACGGGCCAATGACTGCTGTCGTACAAGAATTCCAAAAATCAAAAAAGACTCGAATCATCGTTTTCGATGAGGGAATGGGAATGTTTTCCACTCGTATGGTCTATTTACTTCGTGGAATGGGGATCAAAGATGCCTATGTCCTAGGCCAAAAATGGCCTGCTACGGGAAATAAAGCAAAAGGGGAACTAAAAGTAGAACCTCCGATTGCTGATAAAGTAAAACCCATTGAAGGTGTCGTGGACAAAGCCTTTATGGAGCGAAATCTTACAAAACTCCAAATCTTTGATGCAAGAACCATGGAAGAATACGAAGGCCGATTGCCACGCCTTACGGCTCCAGAAGAGGGAACTCTTTGTGGTCGTTTGCCAGGAGCTTTTTTATGGGATTGGAGAAATTTGTATGATGGGGAAGCCAACCTCATCGAACGTTCTTTATTCAAAAAACGCCTGAATGGTTTTCCTTTTATGCCAGAAAGACCCACTGTGATCTATGATTACAACGGGGCTCGGTCTTGTTTACTCGCACTCATGCTTCGTGAAGCAGGTTATATCGACATCACAACCTACCAAGGTTCTTGGTTTGAATGGAGAAAGTCGAGCCTACCGAAACAAGCGGTCGCCGTATTCGGTGCCAAACAAGGGGCTGCCGCTGCACCTCGTGTGGGCGGAGTCGATCGCAAGAAAGTTTAA
- a CDS encoding S1C family serine protease, which produces MNKLFKFSFFFFLLGHSLLAQVDPEPAVDSIFRSVVLIRNEGFNTENKTQPWMKKNLSTGFGSGLVLPGQSILTNAHVVRDAKRILVKSSFTKKEYLADVKFIGYDCDLALLQVKDPDFSEQTNSLSFSEGIPNLGSDVLLLGFPNGNDSLSVEKGSVLRFEKNRYTYSGLDYRNVLKINANIQPGNSGGPAVQNGKVVGLVFQISTLEQGIAYLISNDIIRHFLEDINDGKYDGFPNIGFTFQNGNPKSLKQAMKVPPDQSGIFVNRIYPSSTFSKVLKEKDFVTAIDGLPLTNDGEISQANKKEFIIDWIENKQLNSKVTVSYYRAGKHYDAEVNLQKNYALDLYRDSTEDYFLQAGFVFQPITRSFFHSEDGDLDSSLKYHYSYFIQDLLYRYTVRDIVLSYTFNDPETSKFKKYKYKVVESINGRVPKDLNEFKSIWKDGKKGFVVLKFRGMDLPIVLRPESIYQMNQRVKKRYGANYEEF; this is translated from the coding sequence ATGAATAAATTATTTAAATTCAGTTTTTTCTTTTTTCTACTTGGTCATTCTCTTTTGGCTCAAGTTGATCCTGAACCAGCTGTAGATTCTATTTTTCGTTCTGTGGTTCTTATTCGTAATGAAGGATTCAATACGGAAAATAAAACACAACCTTGGATGAAAAAGAATTTATCCACAGGATTTGGTTCTGGACTTGTTTTACCAGGCCAAAGCATTTTAACCAATGCACATGTTGTACGTGATGCCAAAAGAATCCTTGTTAAGAGTAGTTTTACAAAAAAAGAATATTTAGCAGATGTTAAGTTTATTGGTTATGATTGTGATTTAGCATTATTACAAGTAAAAGATCCCGATTTTTCAGAACAAACAAACTCTCTTTCATTTTCGGAAGGTATTCCCAATTTAGGATCGGATGTATTACTCCTTGGTTTCCCCAATGGGAACGATAGCCTATCTGTGGAAAAAGGATCCGTTCTTCGATTTGAAAAAAATCGATACACCTATTCTGGGTTAGATTATCGAAACGTATTAAAAATTAATGCCAATATCCAACCAGGAAATTCAGGTGGCCCAGCCGTTCAAAATGGCAAAGTGGTGGGTCTTGTATTTCAAATCAGTACCTTAGAACAAGGAATTGCTTATTTGATATCAAACGATATCATTCGTCACTTTTTAGAAGATATAAATGACGGGAAGTATGATGGATTTCCTAATATAGGTTTTACCTTTCAGAATGGAAATCCTAAAAGTTTAAAACAAGCGATGAAGGTTCCACCGGATCAATCGGGAATTTTTGTGAATCGAATTTATCCTTCTTCCACTTTTTCCAAAGTTTTAAAGGAAAAAGATTTTGTAACTGCCATTGATGGTTTACCACTCACGAATGACGGTGAAATTTCTCAGGCCAACAAAAAAGAATTCATCATCGATTGGATCGAAAACAAACAACTGAACTCCAAAGTTACAGTCAGTTATTACCGAGCCGGAAAACATTACGATGCAGAAGTAAATCTCCAAAAAAACTATGCTTTGGATTTGTATCGAGATTCTACTGAAGATTATTTTTTACAGGCAGGGTTTGTATTTCAACCCATCACAAGATCTTTTTTCCATTCAGAAGATGGAGACTTAGATAGTTCTCTAAAATATCATTATAGTTATTTCATTCAGGATTTGTTGTACAGGTACACAGTCAGGGATATTGTTCTCAGTTATACATTCAACGATCCTGAAACTTCAAAATTTAAAAAATATAAATACAAAGTTGTTGAATCAATTAACGGGCGTGTACCGAAAGATTTGAATGAATTTAAATCCATTTGGAAAGATGGCAAAAAAGGATTTGTTGTCCTTAAGTTTAGAGGAATGGACTTACCTATTGTTCTTAGGCCAGAGTCAATTTATCAAATGAACCAACGTGTGAAAAAAAGATATGGTGCGAATTATGAAGAGTTTTAA
- a CDS encoding alpha-glucosidase, producing MVSRLFFLSFSIFFLECASRIISNLPISEETFPVTQKIQWIQSTNEFTLRNQTLGKDFIKLSLTEPFLMSFAKETTAKYRMASFQFKENLLKSCTKQSIDEIKKESGKVTIKGQLTGTDCSTDYQILFQTKSDTEVEFKITLSDPNLNRIQFQYSSSLEEKIFGLGEQFTYDELKGKTPFLFTEEQGVGRGDQPITTGANLLAGAGGNAYTTYAPIPHYITSENRSIFFENSGYANFDFSNSKKTKVEFWDFQSEKSLTGTIWIGTSPKSLIEAYTKKTGRFPKLPDWAYGTWLGVQGGSEKVSSIVKQAKDAGNPVTALWIQDWCGRRVTNFGDQLKWRWYADDSLYPDFKKFVKSMNDQNVQVLGYINSFLADTDPKKPGDDFTNPLLAEAKSKGYLVKNQNGEDYLIQTVGFPAYLIDLTNPAAVRWTKDLIKKNMIGMGLSGWMADFGEWLPYDAKLYSGIDSKIYHNRYPVDWARINREAIKEAGMEGKIVFFTRAGYSYSNAHSTLFWEGDQMVSFGTNDGLPSSIIGLTSSGISGYALNHSDIGGYTTISNPLRNYHRSKELLLRWAEASAFTPVFRTHEGNKPLKNWQVYTYTKPDGTSSLGDEDTVSLFAKIAKIHFALKPYIQSLVEEATQTGIPVVRHNYLVEPEDKNLLKYKYQFFLGDDLLVAPVVESGEIVQEVYLPRGRWQHLWTGTTYDGYRKVQVPAPIGKPPAFIRIGGKQEGLIRSSISSVRNKN from the coding sequence ATGGTTTCTCGTTTATTTTTTCTCTCGTTTTCAATTTTCTTTTTGGAATGTGCGTCTCGCATCATATCCAATCTTCCCATTTCGGAAGAAACCTTTCCTGTCACACAAAAAATCCAATGGATTCAATCGACAAATGAATTCACATTAAGAAATCAAACTTTGGGAAAAGATTTCATTAAACTTTCCCTGACTGAACCTTTCCTTATGTCTTTCGCCAAAGAAACTACTGCCAAATACAGAATGGCATCGTTTCAATTCAAAGAGAATTTATTAAAATCCTGCACAAAACAATCAATAGACGAAATTAAAAAAGAATCGGGAAAAGTTACCATCAAAGGACAGTTAACCGGAACTGATTGTTCCACAGATTACCAAATTCTTTTCCAAACTAAATCAGATACCGAAGTAGAATTCAAAATCACTTTGTCCGACCCAAACTTAAACAGAATCCAATTCCAATACAGTTCTTCTCTAGAAGAAAAAATCTTTGGGCTCGGCGAACAATTCACTTATGATGAACTCAAAGGAAAAACTCCCTTTCTTTTTACAGAAGAACAAGGAGTGGGTCGAGGGGATCAACCCATCACAACCGGTGCAAACTTACTTGCTGGTGCCGGTGGAAATGCTTATACAACTTACGCACCCATCCCCCACTATATCACTTCCGAAAACCGCTCCATATTTTTCGAAAACAGCGGTTATGCGAATTTTGACTTCAGCAATTCTAAAAAAACAAAAGTGGAGTTCTGGGACTTCCAATCCGAAAAATCACTTACCGGAACCATTTGGATCGGAACTTCCCCTAAATCACTCATTGAAGCTTATACAAAAAAAACAGGAAGATTTCCGAAACTCCCTGATTGGGCTTATGGAACTTGGCTCGGTGTTCAAGGAGGATCAGAAAAAGTTTCCTCAATCGTCAAACAAGCAAAAGACGCTGGCAATCCTGTCACTGCACTTTGGATCCAAGACTGGTGCGGGCGTCGTGTGACCAATTTTGGAGACCAACTCAAATGGCGTTGGTATGCAGATGACAGTCTTTATCCTGACTTTAAAAAATTTGTAAAGTCGATGAATGACCAAAACGTACAAGTATTGGGTTATATTAATTCTTTTTTAGCTGATACAGATCCTAAAAAACCAGGAGATGATTTTACAAATCCTCTTTTAGCAGAAGCAAAATCAAAAGGCTACCTTGTAAAAAATCAAAACGGGGAAGACTATCTTATCCAAACCGTTGGATTTCCCGCTTACCTCATTGACCTTACCAATCCGGCAGCGGTTCGTTGGACCAAAGATCTCATCAAAAAAAATATGATTGGAATGGGTCTTTCTGGTTGGATGGCTGATTTTGGAGAGTGGTTGCCTTATGATGCAAAATTGTATTCTGGAATCGATTCTAAAATCTATCACAACCGTTATCCGGTAGATTGGGCAAGGATCAATCGAGAAGCCATCAAAGAAGCTGGAATGGAAGGAAAAATTGTTTTTTTCACTAGAGCTGGATACAGTTATTCCAATGCCCATTCCACTCTCTTTTGGGAAGGAGACCAAATGGTGAGTTTTGGAACCAACGATGGTCTTCCTTCTTCCATCATTGGACTGACAAGTTCAGGTATCAGCGGTTATGCGTTAAATCATAGTGATATTGGTGGTTATACTACTATTTCCAATCCACTCCGCAACTACCATAGATCCAAAGAACTTCTTTTACGATGGGCAGAAGCCTCTGCCTTCACACCGGTTTTCCGTACACATGAAGGAAACAAACCTCTAAAGAACTGGCAAGTTTATACCTATACCAAACCAGATGGAACCAGTTCTCTCGGTGATGAAGACACAGTTTCATTATTTGCAAAAATTGCCAAAATCCATTTTGCACTCAAACCATATATTCAAAGTTTGGTGGAAGAAGCGACACAAACGGGAATCCCTGTGGTTCGACACAATTATCTTGTAGAACCTGAAGACAAAAATTTATTAAAATACAAATACCAATTTTTTCTAGGGGATGACCTTCTTGTGGCTCCCGTAGTGGAAAGTGGAGAAATTGTTCAGGAAGTATACCTCCCTCGTGGCAGATGGCAACACCTTTGGACAGGAACCACTTATGATGGTTACAGAAAAGTACAAGTCCCTGCACCCATTGGAAAACCTCCTGCTTTCATTCGTATCGGAGGAAAACAGGAAGGCCTAATTCGTTCTTCCATTAGTTCTGTTCGGAACAAAAACTAA
- the csrA gene encoding carbon storage regulator CsrA has translation MLVLARRSNQSIMIGDDIEIVIVDIKGDQVKIGVKAPKNVSVHRAEVYKEIQEENKKAAGTNIKPEDLGKLGDLFKKKT, from the coding sequence GTGTTAGTTCTTGCAAGGAGGAGCAACCAATCGATTATGATCGGTGACGATATCGAAATTGTGATTGTCGATATCAAAGGGGATCAAGTAAAGATTGGTGTCAAAGCTCCCAAAAATGTTTCTGTCCACCGCGCAGAAGTATATAAAGAAATCCAGGAAGAAAATAAAAAAGCCGCCGGGACCAATATCAAACCAGAAGATTTGGGCAAACTCGGTGATTTGTTCAAAAAGAAAACTTAA
- a CDS encoding LIC11113 family protein: MIRQLSIYFGLILFLLGTGFVFAEHTSTNPSLQLLKEEVSAWKERKPSSEIKKQIRNHRSFPMDDGTCRLEPASRISSVTYFRFSCQNESEPMLIQFQSHQKRKLAPDTFRLRAVHRIGKKQYLEIETGLVVNETKASSVSPKLNTDDTELDYPSKKQIPVVTEGKQTISSYKPIQNPNLFYFKSITQNPRRRKDVPSNIEVFFDSSCPLEFIEKDESFYWDQTVSFVFRITCIRDSAYSLIRVPSSSSGDLFSSNTIWKDPKPGDRVLGNAVLKKITETQTFWEKIVLYYE, encoded by the coding sequence ATGATCAGGCAGTTATCTATATACTTCGGATTGATTTTGTTTCTTTTGGGGACAGGATTTGTTTTTGCAGAGCACACAAGTACAAACCCTTCCTTACAATTGCTAAAAGAAGAGGTAAGTGCATGGAAAGAGAGAAAACCTTCCTCTGAAATTAAAAAACAGATTCGAAACCATCGCAGTTTTCCTATGGATGATGGTACTTGTCGATTGGAACCAGCCTCACGTATTTCTTCTGTTACTTATTTTCGATTTAGTTGTCAAAATGAATCAGAACCTATGCTCATCCAATTTCAATCCCATCAAAAAAGGAAACTGGCTCCTGACACTTTTCGATTAAGAGCCGTTCATCGGATTGGAAAAAAACAATATTTAGAAATTGAAACTGGACTTGTTGTGAATGAAACTAAGGCATCTTCTGTATCACCAAAGTTGAATACAGATGATACAGAATTGGATTATCCATCTAAAAAACAAATTCCAGTTGTTACCGAAGGGAAACAAACAATCAGTTCTTATAAACCAATTCAGAATCCCAATTTATTTTATTTTAAATCCATCACACAAAATCCGCGTAGAAGAAAAGATGTTCCATCGAATATCGAAGTGTTTTTTGATTCGTCTTGTCCTTTAGAATTTATTGAAAAGGATGAGAGTTTCTATTGGGACCAAACAGTATCTTTTGTATTTCGTATCACATGCATTCGTGATTCTGCTTATAGTTTGATCCGTGTACCTTCTTCCTCATCAGGTGATTTGTTTTCCTCCAATACAATTTGGAAAGATCCAAAACCTGGTGACCGAGTTTTAGGAAATGCAGTTTTAAAAAAAATCACCGAAACGCAAACCTTTTGGGAGAAAATCGTTTTATATTATGAATAA
- a CDS encoding lysophospholipid acyltransferase family protein: MKRRFLVWLLPLIAVWFQRLIGLTSKFRFLTNEHYEELFKNKKPFIYSIWHTNVLYSPYLHRGKNVAVLISESKDGDYINQVVHRFGNTSVRGSSSKSGSKALKAVIQHLKKGLPAAFTPDGPRGPAFILQPGIIAAAQVTQVPIVPFHYECSRQWILERAWDKHRVPKPFTTFVVSYGEPISVPRNLNEEEFEGMRLKVEDAMLKNRDLAIKEAERIQKGESK; this comes from the coding sequence TTGAAACGTAGATTTTTAGTTTGGTTGTTACCACTCATCGCCGTTTGGTTCCAACGTTTGATTGGCCTAACTTCCAAGTTTCGTTTTTTGACAAACGAACACTACGAAGAATTATTCAAAAACAAAAAACCATTTATTTATTCTATTTGGCATACGAACGTTTTGTACTCTCCTTATTTGCACCGAGGAAAAAACGTAGCTGTTTTAATTTCTGAATCAAAAGACGGAGATTATATCAATCAAGTCGTTCATCGGTTTGGAAATACGAGTGTTCGGGGCAGTAGTTCGAAAAGTGGCTCTAAAGCATTAAAAGCTGTGATCCAACATTTGAAAAAAGGATTACCAGCAGCCTTTACACCTGATGGACCTCGTGGTCCTGCCTTCATTCTCCAACCAGGAATCATTGCCGCAGCGCAAGTCACACAGGTTCCTATCGTTCCCTTTCATTACGAATGTAGCAGACAGTGGATACTTGAAAGAGCCTGGGACAAACATAGGGTTCCAAAACCCTTTACCACTTTTGTTGTTTCATACGGCGAACCCATTTCGGTTCCTCGCAATTTAAATGAAGAGGAGTTTGAAGGAATGCGTCTAAAAGTAGAAGATGCAATGTTAAAGAATCGTGACCTTGCCATAAAAGAAGCCGAACGAATTCAGAAAGGAGAATCCAAATGA
- a CDS encoding flagellar hook-associated protein 3 → MRITNMMQNNSLVRNLNRHQVAMDETQTQLGTGLKIRKPSDDPGAATNQMYFRSRLNELSQYEENIGDGYQRLQQIDGVLDKMGEIFQRARVLTVQAGNGIYQGDKGFELEVAIGKEIDQHLRAIVDLANARDATGQPLFGGHVIERPPFEPIESKIKGLQGLELKNQYVGVEYRGDIGEQLREIEKGEYIPITIPGNKVFWGTNVSVTSKVDNSAYQATSDQKFKIDGVEIHISVGDTIDDVIDKINNSPLEVKASKLAQDNISISSTAPHQIWLEDVDGGTVLRDIGLIEPSASEPPNNFSKSATVTGLSVFDVLIQLRNDLIQKDQERIGGRDLGDLDLALENILRHRSTIGARMNRLEQHEERVSYDKMYMTELLAKNEGIDFPETIMNMKWLETIHSYALNVGSKIIKPTLMDFLR, encoded by the coding sequence ATCAGAATCACTAACATGATGCAAAACAATTCCTTGGTGCGGAACTTAAACCGTCACCAAGTAGCTATGGACGAAACCCAAACCCAACTAGGTACAGGATTAAAAATCCGTAAACCATCCGATGATCCGGGTGCGGCTACAAACCAAATGTACTTTCGTTCTCGTCTGAATGAACTTTCTCAATACGAAGAAAATATTGGGGATGGATACCAAAGGTTGCAACAGATTGATGGTGTCCTAGACAAAATGGGAGAGATTTTCCAAAGGGCTCGTGTTCTTACCGTTCAGGCCGGAAACGGAATTTACCAAGGGGACAAAGGATTTGAATTGGAAGTGGCGATCGGTAAAGAGATCGACCAACATTTACGTGCGATTGTGGATCTTGCGAATGCTCGTGATGCGACCGGACAACCTTTGTTTGGTGGTCATGTGATTGAAAGACCTCCTTTTGAACCAATTGAATCTAAAATTAAAGGTCTGCAAGGCCTGGAACTCAAAAACCAATACGTGGGTGTGGAGTATCGCGGTGATATCGGAGAACAACTCCGTGAAATCGAAAAAGGCGAATACATTCCCATTACCATTCCTGGAAACAAAGTGTTTTGGGGAACGAACGTCAGTGTCACCTCCAAAGTGGATAACTCTGCTTACCAAGCCACTTCCGACCAAAAGTTCAAAATTGATGGAGTGGAGATTCATATCTCTGTGGGTGATACGATTGATGATGTGATTGATAAAATCAATAATTCACCATTGGAAGTTAAGGCGAGTAAACTTGCTCAGGATAACATTTCTATTTCTTCTACAGCACCTCACCAAATTTGGCTAGAGGATGTGGATGGAGGGACTGTACTTCGTGACATTGGACTCATTGAACCAAGTGCGAGCGAACCACCGAATAACTTTTCTAAGTCGGCAACGGTCACTGGACTTTCTGTATTCGATGTTCTCATCCAACTTCGAAATGATTTGATCCAAAAAGACCAAGAACGAATTGGCGGTAGGGATTTGGGTGATTTGGATTTGGCATTAGAAAATATCCTTCGTCATCGTTCTACCATTGGTGCTCGTATGAATCGATTGGAACAACATGAAGAACGAGTTTCTTACGATAAAATGTATATGACCGAACTTCTTGCTAAAAATGAAGGAATCGATTTTCCGGAAACAATTATGAATATGAAGTGGTTAGAAACAATTCATAGTTATGCGCTCAATGTCGGTTCTAAAATTATCAAACCAACTTTGATGGATTTCCTTCGGTAA